Proteins co-encoded in one Conger conger chromosome 4, fConCon1.1, whole genome shotgun sequence genomic window:
- the tlcd4a gene encoding TLC domain-containing protein 4-B isoform X2 — MDPFSQLILAISVTSFFTFQWLFHSVSPWVSTRVSAGFRGLSHKQTIEWNSRTVSTFHALVVGLFCLYILLFDDAINEDPVWGDPTLVKINVGITTGYLISDLLLIFYFWKAIGDKFFVIHHLAALYAYYYVLLVLLAVHWALFCCSETTVWTYQYVEVLAYNAGRFISSAFNWYQVYKVCFQTPVSIMFLCSLTGKFVFPGPSFFKHHCSSAPSCT; from the exons ATGGATCCCTTCAGCCAGCTGATTCTCGCCATCTCAGTGACCAGCTTCTTCACTTTCCAGTGGCTGTTCCACAGTGTCAGCCCGTGGGTGTCCACCCGTGTCAGCGCTGGCTTCCGGGGGCTCAGCCACAAACAGACGATAGAGTGGAACTCTAG GACAGTATCCACTTTTCACGCCCTGGTGGTGGGACTCTTCTGTCTCTACATCTTGCTCTTCGATGACGCTATCAATGAAGATCCTGTCTG GGGAGATCCTACActggtgaaaataaatgtggGCATAACAACAGGCTACCTCATTTCCG ATCTGCTGCTCATATTTTACTTTTGGAAGGCAATAGGGGACAAGTTTTTTGTAATCCATCATCTGGCAGCGTTGTATGCTTACTACTATGTACTG TTAGTGCTGTTGGCGGTACACTGGGCACTCTTCTGTTGCTCAGAAACAACAGTATGGACTTACCAGTATGTAGAGGTACTAGCTTACAATGCTGGAAGGTTCATATCCTCTGCTTTTAACTGGTATCAGGTGTATAAGGTCTGTTTCCAAACTCCAGTAAGTATAATGTTCCTTTGCAGTCTCACAGGTAAGTTTGTGTTCCCTGGTCCAAGCTTCTTTAAACACCACTGTTCCTCAGCCCCCTCATGCACTTAG